From a single Rhizobium lusitanum genomic region:
- a CDS encoding RNA polymerase sigma factor, with product MNPDVGRATERVARQSYGKLIAFLAARSGDVPSAEDALSEALAAALDSWPERGIPDNPEAWLMVAARRNLYRAARHAKVKTAARDTVTMAFEEAEERMNADGPAFPDERLKLLFTCTHPAIDRSVHTPLMLQTVLGIDAKTIARAFIVSPETMSQRLVRAKTKIREAHIPFTVPDRSMLPGRLAGVLSAIYAAYGLGWDGLDGEDGKHGSLADEAIWLGRALLATLPEEPETAGLLSLMLYCEARRSARRNAEGRYVPLDEQDTARWNAIMIAEADNLLRQAGAFDRFGPFQCQAAIQSVHTERHRSGGTDWAALAMLYDALVLMTPTTGARVSRAAVIGRAQGATAGLHHLNQMAERDIATYQPHWAVRAHLLAEAGETESAVVAYRTAIGLSDSPSVREFLQTRLDAVQADKN from the coding sequence CAATCCTATGGCAAGCTGATCGCCTTTCTCGCGGCACGTTCGGGCGACGTGCCGTCAGCGGAGGATGCACTCTCCGAGGCACTCGCCGCCGCGCTGGATAGCTGGCCGGAGCGGGGTATCCCGGACAATCCCGAAGCCTGGCTGATGGTCGCCGCGCGGCGTAACCTTTATCGCGCGGCAAGACATGCGAAAGTCAAAACCGCCGCCCGCGATACGGTCACCATGGCATTCGAGGAAGCGGAGGAACGCATGAATGCGGATGGCCCAGCCTTCCCCGACGAGCGGCTGAAGCTGTTGTTCACTTGCACCCATCCCGCTATCGACCGCTCCGTGCACACGCCGCTGATGCTGCAGACGGTCCTCGGCATCGACGCCAAAACCATCGCCCGAGCCTTTATCGTCTCGCCCGAAACCATGAGCCAGCGGCTGGTGCGGGCAAAGACCAAGATCCGCGAGGCGCACATCCCTTTTACCGTTCCCGATCGCTCCATGCTGCCGGGACGACTGGCGGGTGTGCTGTCGGCAATCTATGCCGCCTATGGCCTCGGCTGGGACGGGCTCGACGGTGAAGACGGAAAGCACGGCTCGCTGGCAGACGAAGCCATCTGGCTCGGCCGCGCCCTGCTTGCCACCCTACCAGAGGAGCCAGAGACGGCAGGCCTGCTGTCCTTGATGCTCTATTGCGAGGCCCGCCGCAGCGCTCGCCGGAATGCCGAGGGCCGCTATGTGCCGCTCGACGAACAGGATACCGCACGCTGGAATGCTATCATGATCGCCGAAGCCGACAATCTGCTGCGGCAGGCAGGCGCTTTCGACCGCTTCGGCCCGTTCCAATGCCAGGCGGCAATCCAGTCCGTCCACACCGAACGCCACCGCTCCGGCGGCACCGACTGGGCCGCACTCGCAATGCTTTATGACGCACTCGTCCTGATGACCCCAACCACCGGCGCCCGCGTCAGCCGGGCAGCCGTCATCGGCCGAGCACAGGGCGCGACCGCAGGGTTGCACCATTTGAACCAGATGGCCGAACGCGATATCGCCACCTACCAGCCCCATTGGGCCGTCCGTGCTCATCTGCTTGCTGAAGCCGGAGAAACGGAAAGCGCTGTCGTAGCCTATCGCACCGCGATTGGCCTCAGCGACAGTCCCTCCGTGCGGGAGTTTCTCCAGACTCGCCTCGACGCCGTTCAGGCCGACAAGAACTGA
- a CDS encoding peptidoglycan -binding protein, whose protein sequence is MALARNRRHQRTVDYWPGFVDALSTLLMAIMFLLTVFVLGQFILSREISGRDAALNRLNSRINDLVEQLALEKNGKEDLEDSVANLQASLSLAEGERSRLQALLSAGSGNSQVSQQQVGTLSQQLDEQKQSSARALSQVELLNQQIAALRSQIAAVEAALQASESKDQSSQVKIADLGRRLNVALAQRVQELNRYRSDFFGRLREILSDRDNIRIVGDRFVFQSEVLFPSGAADLNPAGQTEMGKLAAALVDLSKEIPPEINWVLRVDGHTDNVPLSGNGRYPDNWALSSARAIAVVKFLISQGVPADRLVAAGFGEFQPIAPGDTPEARATNRRIELKLTEK, encoded by the coding sequence ATGGCGCTCGCGCGAAACCGCCGCCACCAGCGAACGGTCGATTATTGGCCAGGCTTCGTCGATGCGCTGTCCACGCTGTTGATGGCGATCATGTTCCTGCTGACGGTGTTCGTCCTCGGCCAGTTCATCCTCAGTCGCGAAATCTCCGGCCGAGACGCGGCGCTCAATAGGCTTAACAGCCGCATCAATGATCTGGTGGAGCAACTGGCGCTGGAGAAGAACGGCAAGGAGGATCTGGAGGATTCGGTTGCCAATCTGCAAGCATCGCTGTCGTTGGCAGAGGGCGAGCGCTCGCGCCTGCAGGCGCTGCTTAGCGCCGGCTCCGGCAATAGCCAGGTGTCCCAGCAGCAAGTCGGTACGCTATCGCAGCAGCTTGACGAGCAGAAGCAGTCAAGTGCGCGCGCGCTCAGCCAGGTTGAGCTCCTCAATCAGCAGATTGCAGCACTTCGCAGCCAGATCGCCGCTGTCGAGGCCGCGTTGCAGGCTTCGGAGAGCAAGGATCAGTCATCGCAGGTGAAGATCGCCGATCTCGGCCGGCGGCTGAATGTGGCGCTGGCGCAGCGGGTGCAGGAGCTCAACCGCTATCGCTCCGACTTCTTCGGGCGCCTGCGCGAAATCCTCTCCGACCGCGACAATATCCGCATCGTCGGCGATCGCTTCGTCTTCCAGTCCGAAGTGCTGTTCCCCTCCGGCGCTGCCGATCTCAATCCGGCCGGCCAGACGGAGATGGGGAAACTCGCCGCCGCGTTGGTCGATCTTTCCAAGGAAATTCCCCCGGAGATCAACTGGGTGCTGCGTGTCGACGGGCATACGGACAATGTGCCGCTTTCGGGTAATGGCCGCTATCCGGATAATTGGGCGCTGTCGTCTGCCCGTGCCATCGCCGTCGTCAAATTCCTCATTTCGCAGGGCGTTCCCGCCGACCGGCTCGTCGCCGCCGGCTTTGGCGAGTTCCAGCCGATCGCACCCGGCGACACGCCGGAGGCGCGTGCTACCAATCGGCGTATTGAGCTGAAGCTGACGGAGAAGTAG